A window of the Candidatus Omnitrophota bacterium genome harbors these coding sequences:
- a CDS encoding rubredoxin, producing MDKYQCRACPYIYDPAVGDPTQGIKPGTKFEDLPDDWICPECGVPKSMFDKI from the coding sequence ATGGATAAATATCAATGCCGAGCCTGCCCATATATTTATGACCCAGCTGTTGGCGACCCCACACAAGGGATTAAGCCGGGGACAAAATTCGAGGATTTGCCGGATGATTGGATTTGTCCTGAATGCGGCGTACCTAAGAGCATGTTTGATAAAATTTAA
- a CDS encoding nucleoside diphosphate kinase regulator, with amino-acid sequence MKDKQIYITKPDFDRLTEITKNIRSRQEIDRRSLDELEHSFSSRDELGLIKEVRKIKSSRNDTEWARIEELEAELNRAIVVDADKIPPDIVTMNSKVCLRDADTGKDEIYQLVYPEDADIEQNKISILAPIGTAILGYKVGDIIEWKVPAGLRKLKIKKIVYQPEAAKEYQL; translated from the coding sequence ATGAAAGACAAACAAATTTATATAACAAAGCCGGATTTTGACCGCCTCACAGAAATAACCAAAAATATAAGGTCTAGGCAGGAGATTGACAGGCGCTCTCTTGATGAGCTGGAGCACAGCTTCAGCTCGCGGGATGAATTAGGATTAATTAAAGAAGTAAGAAAAATAAAAAGCTCAAGGAACGATACGGAGTGGGCGCGGATTGAAGAGCTTGAAGCCGAGTTAAACAGGGCAATTGTAGTTGATGCCGACAAAATTCCGCCTGATATCGTTACGATGAACTCAAAGGTTTGCCTTAGGGATGCCGATACAGGCAAAGACGAAATTTATCAATTAGTATACCCCGAAGACGCAGATATTGAGCAAAACAAAATCTCTATTTTAGCTCCCATTGGCACAGCAATATTGGGATATAAAGTAGGAGATATTATTGAATGGAAAGTCCCGGCAGGTTTAAGAAAACTTAAAATTAAGAAAATAGTATATCAGCCGGAAGCGGCCAAAGAATACCAACTCTAA
- a CDS encoding HAMP domain-containing protein yields MRAKTIKLKISILYASILGVLLSLYIAFLFIVPSDTLKGNKLLYILIPIPITLLFGYFIGRVIVVRILRPIKEITDTANNITHEDLSLRVKAENVDEELRLLIEAFNGMVSRLGESFEYITDSSSYIAHELKTPIAIIRGESEFALKKERDKEEYKRVISVSLEETKRMLKIIEDLLLLTKMNYQPGVLKFEQIDLTQFIRIIYEQAKILASQKKITVNADIPEEAGMVSADELHLRRLFLNLIDNAIKFTPDNGSIGISLKYENQKAIVSIVDTGIGIEEENMPKLFEKFFRIEGKTKDNSPSSGLGLSIAQSIAELHNGEISVTSRAGQGSNFTVSIPLLN; encoded by the coding sequence ATGCGCGCTAAAACCATTAAATTAAAAATCAGCATATTATACGCATCCATATTAGGGGTTTTATTATCTTTATATATTGCTTTCTTATTTATTGTTCCCTCGGATACACTAAAAGGCAATAAGCTGCTTTATATATTAATTCCTATCCCAATAACTTTATTATTCGGGTATTTTATCGGCCGGGTGATTGTTGTAAGGATTTTAAGGCCAATTAAAGAAATTACCGATACTGCTAATAATATTACACATGAAGATTTAAGCCTGAGAGTCAAAGCAGAGAATGTTGATGAAGAGTTGCGTTTATTAATAGAGGCCTTTAACGGAATGGTTTCGCGCCTGGGAGAATCATTTGAGTATATAACAGATTCGAGTTCATATATCGCCCATGAACTAAAGACTCCTATCGCCATCATTAGAGGAGAGTCGGAGTTTGCCTTAAAAAAGGAGAGAGATAAAGAAGAATATAAAAGAGTCATCAGCGTCAGTCTGGAAGAAACCAAGAGAATGCTTAAAATTATTGAAGATTTACTGCTGTTGACCAAAATGAATTACCAGCCTGGTGTTTTGAAATTCGAACAGATTGATTTAACCCAATTTATCCGAATAATATACGAACAGGCAAAGATTTTGGCCTCCCAAAAGAAGATAACGGTAAATGCTGATATTCCGGAAGAAGCAGGTATGGTGAGTGCGGATGAGCTACACTTGAGGCGTTTATTTTTAAATCTAATAGATAATGCGATAAAATTTACCCCCGATAACGGCAGCATCGGTATAAGTTTAAAATACGAAAACCAAAAAGCCATTGTTTCTATCGTGGATACAGGAATTGGCATTGAAGAAGAGAATATGCCAAAACTTTTTGAAAAGTTTTTCCGTATCGAAGGAAAGACTAAAGACAATTCTCCCAGCAGCGGATTAGGTTTGAGCATCGCCCAATCAATAGCCGAACTGCATAACGGTGAAATTTCGGTAACCAGCCGTGCGGGGCAAGGCTCTAATTTTACCGTTTCCATCCCTCTTCTTAATTAA
- a CDS encoding MerR family transcriptional regulator — protein sequence MKKAIKYGDIFDVGIDEPVYTSGVINKLLGIPVWVLKQLDKEDIIRPPRKKGRSRLYSKNELNKLSHIWYLMKEKKVKVDGLKVILEMEERMCVKT from the coding sequence ATGAAAAAAGCAATCAAGTATGGAGATATCTTTGATGTGGGGATAGACGAGCCGGTATATACGAGCGGTGTAATTAATAAACTTCTTGGAATACCGGTCTGGGTACTAAAGCAGCTCGACAAAGAGGATATTATTCGTCCGCCCCGAAAAAAAGGAAGGTCACGACTTTACTCAAAAAATGAGCTAAATAAGTTAAGCCATATTTGGTATCTGATGAAGGAGAAGAAAGTAAAGGTAGACGGTTTAAAAGTTATATTAGAAATGGAAGAAAGAATGTGCGTGAAGACCTAA
- a CDS encoding co-chaperone GroES, whose translation MQITPLGDRILVKPLEAEDKTKGGIILPDTAKEKPQEGRVVAVGKGKVLEDGKVQPLEVKPGDKILYGKYSGTEIKLEDEEHLIIKEEDVLAIIID comes from the coding sequence ATGCAGATTACGCCATTAGGAGACAGAATTCTGGTTAAGCCTTTGGAAGCTGAAGACAAAACCAAGGGAGGGATAATCTTACCGGATACTGCCAAGGAAAAACCGCAAGAAGGCAGGGTAGTTGCAGTGGGAAAGGGCAAGGTTTTAGAGGATGGTAAAGTTCAGCCCTTAGAGGTTAAGCCGGGAGACAAAATCCTCTACGGAAAATATTCCGGCACAGAAATAAAATTAGAGGATGAAGAGCATTTGATTATTAAGGAAGAGGATGTTTTAGCTATTATTATCGATTAA
- a CDS encoding DUF2179 domain-containing protein, with amino-acid sequence MQFYIPQNIFIQITIPLLIFLARAADVSMAAMRIIFVTRGIRALAAIIGFFEMLIWLIAITQIMQNLNNPINYIAFAAGFSMGTFVGITIEKRIAIGNLAVQFITGKDPAGLLTYFRANGYGATTIDAQGTSGPVKIIFIIVRRKLLDRTLDIIKKFDPDAFYTIGDVRTAARLSPAI; translated from the coding sequence ATGCAGTTTTATATCCCGCAAAACATTTTTATTCAAATAACCATCCCTCTCTTGATTTTTTTGGCCCGGGCGGCTGATGTAAGCATGGCGGCAATGAGGATTATTTTTGTTACGAGGGGGATAAGGGCGCTTGCTGCAATTATAGGGTTTTTTGAAATGTTAATTTGGCTCATTGCCATCACCCAAATAATGCAGAATTTAAATAACCCCATAAATTATATTGCTTTTGCGGCCGGATTCAGCATGGGGACTTTTGTCGGCATCACCATAGAAAAAAGGATAGCTATAGGGAATTTAGCGGTTCAATTCATAACAGGCAAGGATCCGGCTGGCTTATTAACGTATTTCCGCGCAAATGGTTACGGCGCAACTACAATCGACGCACAGGGGACATCCGGCCCTGTAAAGATTATTTTTATAATTGTGCGGCGCAAGTTATTGGACCGGACATTAGATATTATAAAGAAATTTGACCCCGATGCATTTTATACCATAGGGGATGTAAGGACGGCAGCGCGTCTTAGCCCTGCAATATAA
- a CDS encoding DNA-binding response regulator, translating into MRILLVEDEIKMASFIQRGLKEEDYVVDVANDGEKALFQAEINPYDLIILDVILPVKDGITVCRELRSKKINVPILMLTSKDKVRDKVLGLNSGADDYLAKPFAFEELLARISALLRRNKQDKTGILKIADLEMDQLRHKVTRSGKEIQLTSKEFALLEYLMLNATHVVTRTMISEHVWHEDFDSFTNVIDVYMNFLRNKIDKGHKKQLIHTIHGKGYVLRE; encoded by the coding sequence TTGAGAATTTTATTAGTAGAAGACGAAATTAAGATGGCCAGTTTTATCCAGCGTGGCCTGAAAGAAGAGGATTATGTGGTTGACGTAGCCAACGACGGAGAGAAGGCTTTATTTCAGGCTGAAATTAACCCATACGATCTCATAATCCTTGACGTCATTTTGCCGGTTAAAGACGGTATTACTGTATGCAGAGAACTCAGAAGCAAAAAAATAAATGTGCCTATTTTGATGCTTACCTCAAAAGACAAGGTAAGGGATAAAGTTTTAGGATTAAATTCCGGCGCCGATGATTATCTGGCTAAGCCGTTTGCTTTTGAAGAGCTGTTAGCCAGAATCAGCGCGCTATTGAGAAGAAATAAGCAGGATAAAACCGGCATTCTTAAGATTGCCGACCTGGAAATGGATCAGCTCAGGCATAAAGTTACCAGGTCTGGAAAAGAAATCCAGTTAACCAGCAAAGAGTTTGCCCTTTTGGAATACCTTATGCTTAATGCTACTCATGTCGTCACCAGGACTATGATTTCTGAGCACGTATGGCATGAGGATTTTGACAGTTTCACGAATGTAATTGATGTGTATATGAATTTTTTGCGCAATAAGATTGATAAAGGGCACAAAAAGCAGCTTATCCATACCATCCACGGCAAAGGGTATGTTTTAAGGGAATAA
- a CDS encoding HEPN domain-containing protein translates to MTIEYDDCLKRGKIKPFSRGPALAAKEIEAAEADLSRAHKTYSETDYKWATIQTYYSMFHSARALLYAKSLREHSHYCLVAAIKTLYVETKVIPVYILEGFQQAKTLREEADYYNRWSQAGCEKLIKLAEEFLGIGRNTILPRQ, encoded by the coding sequence ATGACCATAGAATATGATGATTGCCTAAAGAGAGGCAAGATTAAGCCGTTTTCACGCGGGCCTGCGTTGGCAGCAAAGGAAATAGAAGCAGCAGAAGCAGACTTAAGTCGGGCGCATAAAACCTACAGCGAAACCGACTATAAATGGGCAACTATTCAGACCTATTATTCGATGTTTCACAGCGCAAGGGCCTTGTTATACGCCAAAAGCCTGCGGGAACACAGCCATTATTGCCTTGTCGCTGCCATTAAGACTTTGTACGTTGAGACGAAGGTTATCCCGGTATATATCCTTGAAGGTTTCCAGCAGGCCAAAACTTTAAGGGAAGAGGCTGATTATTATAACCGTTGGTCCCAAGCAGGCTGCGAAAAACTTATAAAGTTGGCCGAAGAGTTCTTAGGAATAGGTAGGAATACAATTTTACCTAGGCAATAA
- a CDS encoding MFS transporter, giving the protein MTFNSPTAARRRALNIIILFGLVSLFGDIAYEGARSVNGPYLKLLAVNAVTLGVITGIGEFLGYTLRLLSGYVSDKTKSYWLLTIVGYGLLVSVPLLSLAGIWQIAALFIILERIGKAIRSPARDTILSQASSQVGTGFGFGLHEAMDQIGAVAGPLIFTVFFMLIGKEQIGIVAYQKGYAFLWIPFLLVMFCLFVSYREVPHPAALEAAGKKAKILDRLSKVFWLYTLFTFVTTLGFCSFLLLAFHFKSSNILPDAQIPLYYSIAMGIDAVAALSVGKLYDVMKTRKNNHNAGLDLLVIIPIMTLLMSLFVFSQRHILVIIGVLCWGIVMGVHETIMRSAIADITSLNKRGTGYGIFNTTYGLAVFLGSVLLGFLYDRSIAFVITAVIFVECLALAAFFYLKQETSKEITA; this is encoded by the coding sequence ATGACTTTTAATTCTCCAACCGCAGCAAGAAGGAGAGCCTTAAATATTATTATTCTTTTTGGTTTGGTCAGCCTTTTTGGTGATATTGCTTATGAGGGGGCGCGTAGCGTCAACGGTCCTTATCTAAAACTGCTTGCGGTAAACGCTGTTACCCTAGGGGTGATAACCGGGATAGGAGAGTTTCTGGGATATACCTTGCGTTTACTTTCAGGGTATGTTTCGGACAAGACAAAATCGTACTGGCTTCTGACTATTGTTGGATATGGTTTGTTGGTGAGTGTGCCGTTGCTTTCTCTGGCTGGCATATGGCAGATTGCTGCGCTGTTTATAATTTTAGAAAGAATAGGCAAGGCCATCCGCAGCCCCGCAAGGGATACCATACTTTCGCAGGCAAGCTCACAGGTTGGCACCGGATTTGGGTTTGGCCTGCATGAAGCGATGGATCAGATTGGCGCGGTTGCCGGGCCTTTGATTTTTACGGTCTTTTTTATGCTGATAGGCAAAGAGCAGATAGGAATTGTCGCTTATCAGAAAGGGTATGCCTTTCTTTGGATTCCTTTTTTACTGGTCATGTTTTGCCTGTTTGTTTCTTACCGGGAGGTCCCTCATCCAGCTGCTTTGGAGGCCGCGGGGAAAAAAGCAAAAATTCTAGATAGACTCTCCAAAGTTTTTTGGCTGTATACGCTGTTTACTTTTGTTACGACGTTGGGTTTCTGCTCTTTTTTACTGCTTGCTTTTCATTTTAAGTCTTCTAATATTCTCCCTGACGCGCAGATTCCTTTGTATTATTCAATAGCGATGGGCATTGATGCCGTAGCTGCTTTATCGGTCGGTAAACTATACGATGTAATGAAAACCCGCAAGAATAACCACAATGCTGGATTAGATTTATTGGTTATCATTCCAATTATGACGCTTTTGATGTCGCTATTCGTATTCTCCCAACGCCATATCCTTGTTATTATCGGAGTGCTTTGTTGGGGGATAGTAATGGGCGTTCACGAGACAATTATGCGCTCGGCGATTGCAGATATTACCTCTCTAAACAAGCGAGGAACAGGTTACGGCATTTTTAACACCACATATGGTCTGGCAGTTTTTTTGGGGAGTGTCTTATTGGGATTTTTGTATGATCGTTCGATAGCATTCGTTATCACGGCAGTTATTTTTGTGGAGTGCCTGGCCTTAGCGGCTTTCTTTTATCTGAAACAAGAAACCTCAAAGGAGATAACGGCATAG
- a CDS encoding response regulator, whose amino-acid sequence MTKILIVEDEEKVRRMYNIMLKNEGFEVIEAPDAIQASYILNRESVDIMLLDIKMPQVYGSIFYDMMQRSYKKVKVIVASVYPLDEQKKMIEGAADYYDKSQGLDLLLEKVKKAERSIKQQKSILVIDDEPRIRKIYRHYLEEYGYRIIEAHDGNAGLDILRKSNEIALVILDLAMPKQSGFEIYEQIKKEFPGIKILVASVFNQNDQQFFLPNADEYYDKSEDASGLIQKIEKLIHTDCPA is encoded by the coding sequence ATGACAAAAATTCTTATTGTTGAGGATGAAGAGAAAGTAAGGCGGATGTATAACATAATGCTTAAAAATGAAGGCTTTGAGGTTATTGAGGCTCCTGATGCCATCCAGGCATCCTATATATTAAACAGAGAATCCGTAGATATAATGCTCCTGGATATAAAAATGCCGCAGGTTTACGGCAGTATTTTTTACGATATGATGCAGAGATCTTATAAGAAAGTTAAAGTAATCGTCGCAAGCGTTTATCCTCTTGACGAGCAAAAGAAAATGATTGAGGGTGCTGCGGATTACTATGATAAATCGCAAGGCCTGGATTTGCTGCTGGAAAAAGTCAAGAAAGCCGAACGTAGTATAAAACAGCAAAAAAGCATATTGGTGATTGACGATGAGCCTCGTATCAGGAAGATATACCGCCACTATTTAGAGGAATACGGCTACCGCATCATTGAAGCCCATGACGGCAATGCTGGTTTAGATATATTAAGGAAAAGCAATGAAATCGCCTTAGTAATTCTTGACCTTGCCATGCCCAAACAAAGCGGGTTTGAAATTTATGAGCAGATAAAAAAAGAGTTCCCGGGCATAAAAATATTAGTCGCCAGCGTTTTTAATCAAAATGACCAACAATTCTTCCTTCCTAATGCCGATGAGTATTACGATAAATCAGAGGATGCCTCAGGGCTAATCCAGAAGATCGAAAAGCTGATACATACAGATTGTCCCGCATAA
- a CDS encoding Hsp20/alpha crystallin family protein, with protein sequence MALIKQKQKQPESRVIQPLVNIHETDKEVVLEAEMTGLTKEDIGLELKGNELTIKGKTRENDEAIPKGYTVIHRERCPLEYIRTFVIGDDIDKSKIDAQYENGILRVKLVKSDEAQPKRIEIKE encoded by the coding sequence ATGGCGCTTATTAAGCAAAAACAAAAACAGCCTGAGTCAAGGGTTATACAACCTTTGGTTAACATACATGAAACCGATAAAGAAGTGGTTCTTGAAGCAGAGATGACCGGTTTAACCAAAGAAGATATAGGGCTTGAGCTTAAAGGAAATGAGCTGACTATTAAAGGAAAGACCCGCGAGAATGATGAGGCTATACCTAAAGGATATACCGTTATCCATAGAGAGCGCTGTCCACTAGAATATATTAGAACCTTTGTTATTGGCGATGATATTGACAAGAGCAAAATCGACGCTCAATATGAAAACGGTATCTTAAGAGTAAAGCTAGTCAAGTCAGATGAAGCTCAGCCAAAAAGAATTGAAATTAAAGAGTGA
- a CDS encoding Hsp20/alpha crystallin family protein — protein MALIPWRPRETWWDPFRDLEVIQNEMNRMFNSSLVRWGDRDVGLLEGAWSPAIDIYDSKDNIMVKADIPGMKKDEIEVSVHGDTLIIKGEKKQEKEVKEKDYVRTERFYGSFNRAISLPAAVDASKVNASYKNGVLELVLPKKEEAKPKQLKVDIK, from the coding sequence ATGGCGCTTATACCGTGGAGACCGAGAGAAACATGGTGGGATCCTTTCAGGGATCTGGAAGTGATTCAGAATGAGATGAACAGAATGTTTAACTCTTCCTTAGTAAGATGGGGTGATCGGGATGTGGGTTTACTAGAAGGCGCTTGGAGTCCTGCGATAGATATTTACGACTCCAAAGACAACATCATGGTTAAAGCCGATATCCCGGGAATGAAGAAAGACGAAATAGAAGTTTCTGTGCATGGAGACACCTTGATTATAAAGGGAGAGAAGAAACAAGAAAAAGAGGTTAAAGAAAAAGATTATGTCAGGACAGAACGCTTCTATGGTTCTTTCAACCGGGCAATTAGTCTGCCTGCGGCGGTAGATGCCTCTAAAGTAAACGCCAGCTACAAAAATGGCGTATTAGAGCTTGTGCTACCCAAAAAAGAAGAGGCAAAACCAAAACAGCTTAAGGTCGATATAAAATAA
- a CDS encoding MFS transporter, which produces MSKFSEVLKSRNFFCLWLGQIISQLGDRLSQMALIAFVYSRAPGSAYEIAKILSFTIIPVFLIGPIAGVYVDRWDRRKTMYACEFLQMILIFTIPSFLFYTKNMIPIYIIVFISFCIGRFFVPAKLAIIPELVEPRNLLMANSLVNITGMIATIAGFGISGILVEVAGPKKGFYMDSLSSLISGTFIFFISSKTAVSLKHPAFKDVILVSRDIVQKIRKSIWLEIKEGIIYFLRHKNIRFIAAVMFLVFSALGSVYVVLIIFVQQVLQSATKDVGLLIMFLGAGLFAGSMLYGKFGSRVSEYKAIFSALILSGMVLIVFAVTLKNYPKFYMAAFLSFIFGIFVSPILSACNTIIHNVSSNEMMGKVFSSLEMVMHLGFLIFMFISSILSAKYGPFIMLVVVGSVIILLGAINLIYQRRASWLN; this is translated from the coding sequence ATGTCGAAATTCTCTGAGGTTTTAAAATCCCGTAATTTTTTCTGCCTCTGGCTGGGGCAGATCATCTCGCAACTTGGGGACAGGCTTTCACAGATGGCCTTGATTGCCTTTGTTTATTCAAGGGCGCCGGGTTCAGCTTATGAAATCGCCAAGATACTGTCATTTACAATAATCCCTGTATTTTTAATCGGTCCGATTGCCGGTGTTTATGTAGATAGATGGGATAGGCGTAAAACCATGTATGCATGCGAATTCCTGCAAATGATTTTAATTTTCACTATACCTTCCTTTCTATTTTATACCAAAAATATGATTCCTATTTATATCATCGTTTTTATATCATTCTGTATCGGCAGGTTTTTTGTGCCGGCAAAACTGGCGATTATCCCTGAGTTAGTTGAGCCCAGGAATTTGCTGATGGCAAATTCCTTAGTGAATATTACCGGTATGATCGCCACTATCGCCGGTTTTGGTATCAGCGGTATCTTGGTAGAGGTGGCTGGCCCCAAAAAAGGTTTTTACATGGATTCTTTAAGTTCTTTAATTTCTGGCACATTTATATTTTTTATTTCCAGCAAAACTGCTGTTTCCTTAAAACATCCGGCGTTTAAAGATGTAATTTTAGTAAGCCGGGATATCGTGCAGAAGATCAGAAAGTCTATTTGGCTTGAGATCAAGGAAGGTATAATTTACTTTTTACGCCATAAAAATATTCGTTTCATCGCCGCAGTGATGTTTCTGGTATTCTCTGCCCTGGGTTCGGTGTATGTGGTTTTGATTATCTTTGTGCAGCAGGTTTTACAATCCGCGACCAAAGACGTAGGGTTATTAATTATGTTTTTGGGTGCCGGGCTTTTTGCGGGCTCTATGCTTTACGGCAAGTTTGGCAGCCGGGTTTCCGAATATAAGGCGATATTTTCCGCCTTAATTTTAAGCGGTATGGTGTTGATTGTATTTGCCGTAACGCTAAAGAATTACCCTAAATTCTATATGGCGGCATTTTTATCTTTTATCTTCGGCATATTTGTTTCGCCGATTCTATCTGCCTGTAATACCATTATACATAATGTCAGCAGCAATGAAATGATGGGCAAAGTTTTCAGTTCCCTTGAGATGGTAATGCATCTCGGGTTTCTTATATTTATGTTTATTAGCAGCATCTTAAGCGCAAAATACGGTCCTTTCATCATGCTTGTGGTTGTGGGAAGCGTAATAATTCTTTTAGGGGCAATCAATCTTATTTATCAGCGCAGGGCTTCTTGGCTGAATTAG
- the mgtE gene encoding magnesium transporter, whose amino-acid sequence MNKKIIKKAEELIAQRKLSELKEIIPQHPEDIAYFISHLFNPSWKMIVFRMIPPETAVEVFMSFPVEEQEKMLEDLTTSEIRTILNEMSVDDRTGLFEEMPAELVKKFMSYLYYEEREIAQQILNYPDNSVGRLMTPDFVQLYEDMTVEAALEHIKQIGLKTETIYHAYVLNAERKLIGVVSLKKIVLAQAGALIKDIMFRDVKKINVYRDQEEALGIFKKYDLLALPVIDNNEKLLGIITFDDLVDVIDEEATEDFQRIAAVVPIEEPYLETGLFNILWKRSFWLILLVILGSASGFILQKFQLTIQKWIALSFFLPMLVDTAGNAGTQSSTIVIRSLAVGEIKINDFLRVALRESMLGILLGGILALACILRVFFQEYNWGLSFSVGLSMGLTVIISAVIGASLPIILKKIKLDPALMSGPLLTTIIDILGITIYFWIANKFLFLLRI is encoded by the coding sequence ATGAATAAGAAAATTATTAAAAAAGCAGAAGAACTGATAGCGCAAAGAAAACTTTCCGAATTAAAGGAGATTATTCCGCAGCATCCGGAAGACATAGCGTATTTTATCTCTCATCTTTTTAATCCATCCTGGAAAATGATCGTATTCCGCATGATTCCTCCCGAGACCGCCGTGGAAGTCTTTATGAGTTTTCCTGTAGAGGAGCAGGAAAAAATGCTCGAGGATTTAACCACATCTGAAATCAGGACAATCTTAAATGAAATGTCGGTTGACGACAGGACTGGATTATTTGAAGAAATGCCCGCGGAGCTGGTTAAAAAATTTATGAGCTATCTTTATTATGAGGAAAGAGAGATAGCACAGCAGATACTTAATTATCCCGATAATTCCGTGGGAAGGCTGATGACTCCGGACTTTGTGCAGCTTTATGAAGACATGACTGTTGAAGCCGCCCTGGAGCACATAAAACAAATCGGCTTAAAAACAGAAACAATTTATCACGCTTATGTATTAAACGCCGAAAGGAAATTAATAGGCGTGGTATCGCTTAAAAAAATAGTTTTAGCCCAGGCTGGCGCGCTGATAAAAGACATTATGTTTAGAGATGTGAAGAAGATTAACGTATACCGGGATCAAGAAGAGGCTTTAGGCATTTTTAAAAAATATGACCTTTTGGCCCTGCCGGTTATAGATAATAACGAGAAGTTATTAGGGATAATAACCTTTGATGATCTGGTAGATGTTATTGATGAGGAGGCCACAGAAGACTTCCAAAGAATTGCCGCAGTTGTCCCTATAGAAGAGCCTTATCTTGAGACGGGCCTATTTAATATACTTTGGAAAAGAAGTTTTTGGCTTATCTTATTGGTGATTTTGGGATCTGCGTCGGGCTTTATTCTTCAAAAGTTCCAGCTGACTATACAAAAATGGATTGCATTAAGTTTTTTTCTCCCCATGCTTGTTGATACAGCCGGTAACGCAGGCACCCAATCCTCGACGATAGTTATCAGGAGTTTGGCGGTGGGAGAGATAAAAATAAACGATTTTCTCAGGGTAGCTTTAAGAGAGTCAATGCTGGGGATTTTATTAGGCGGCATTTTGGCCTTAGCGTGCATATTAAGGGTGTTTTTTCAAGAATATAACTGGGGTTTGAGCTTTTCTGTGGGGCTTTCTATGGGATTAACGGTTATCATTTCCGCAGTGATAGGCGCCAGCCTCCCCATTATATTAAAAAAGATTAAATTAGACCCCGCTCTGATGAGCGGGCCTTTACTTACAACAATAATTGATATCTTGGGCATTACAATATATTTCTGGATTGCAAATAAGTTCTTGTTTTTGCTGAGAATCTAA
- a CDS encoding Hsp20/alpha crystallin family protein: protein MKNQKILIALVIILAIGLIVEGGYLISLKKRVDSFGSISARSNSPVFSKKATIPRFAQRAFDNDWYWDDFFSDEWKPFEEMKHMQQQLNKMFNESFGRGMRSQGFLPSDKGSFFEPDIDIKEDKTHYMITMDLPGMDKDKISVEIKNKVLRVSGERETVLEENKGDKFFRQERSYGHFSRAIPLPDNIKENEVSADYKNGVLTIKVAKAITEGEEEEETAKKIPIS from the coding sequence ATGAAGAATCAAAAAATATTAATAGCTTTGGTAATCATATTGGCTATCGGATTGATTGTCGAGGGGGGATATCTGATTAGCCTTAAGAAGCGCGTAGATAGTTTCGGGAGTATATCAGCGAGAAGCAATTCCCCTGTATTCTCAAAAAAAGCTACAATCCCAAGATTTGCCCAAAGGGCTTTTGATAATGATTGGTACTGGGATGATTTTTTTAGTGACGAATGGAAGCCTTTTGAAGAAATGAAACATATGCAACAACAGCTTAACAAGATGTTTAATGAAAGCTTTGGGAGAGGCATGAGGAGTCAGGGATTTTTGCCTTCTGATAAGGGGAGCTTCTTTGAGCCGGATATCGATATTAAAGAAGATAAAACTCACTACATGATCACAATGGATCTTCCCGGCATGGATAAAGATAAAATAAGCGTGGAAATAAAGAACAAGGTGCTTAGGGTATCCGGCGAACGAGAAACCGTGCTTGAGGAGAATAAGGGCGATAAGTTTTTTAGGCAGGAAAGAAGTTACGGGCATTTTTCAAGGGCTATTCCTTTGCCTGATAATATAAAAGAAAATGAAGTTTCAGCTGACTATAAGAATGGCGTATTAACTATTAAGGTAGCAAAAGCTATTACTGAAGGTGAAGAGGAAGAAGAAACGGCGAAGAAGATCCCGATATCTTAA
- a CDS encoding DUF2934 domain-containing protein — protein sequence MAAKIKKITTDKKETSVGSEKFFVEVQKKAYYLWEKEGKPQGKDWDIWLKAEKEVLGR from the coding sequence ATGGCTGCAAAAATAAAGAAAATTACAACCGATAAGAAAGAAACCTCCGTTGGATCTGAAAAGTTCTTTGTTGAGGTGCAGAAGAAAGCATATTATCTTTGGGAAAAAGAAGGAAAACCTCAAGGCAAGGATTGGGATATATGGCTTAAAGCGGAAAAAGAGGTTTTGGGCAGATAA